The genomic segment CGCGGTGCGCCCGTTGAAGAACCCCACGCCGCCCACGCAGACCGTGTGGTAGCCCAGGGCCTCCAGGGCGGCGGGCAGCGTGGCCTGCGGGAACACGAAGGTGCCGCTCCCGGTGCTCCGGCTGCCCTCGAAGGCCGCCGCGAACAGCCGGGCGTGAGGGCCCGGGCGAGCGGGCGTGGGCAGGAACCCCGACAGGAAGGCCTGATGCGCGGCGTACGTGAAGCTGCCAGGCGTGTGCCGCGCCTCCCACCCGCCGGGTGGCAGCAGGGCCGAGAGGTGCGGCGTCTCGCCCAGTTCGTGCGCCCGGGCCGCCACGTCGAGGCGCAGGCTGTCGAGCGTGACGAGCGCCACGTCCACGTGGGGGATCAGGTCACGCGGGCGCAGCATGGGAGGCCTCCACGAGCAGGGCGCGCAGCTCGGCGGCGTACGTGTCCAGCCCGCGCGCGAGAACGCCCCGGTGATAATCCCCGAAGGCGTTGACCTCCAGTACTGCCGCGCGCCGCCAGCCGGGCGTGAGCAGCACGTCCACCCCGCCGTACAGCGCGCCCGGGAACGCCGCGAGGGCCGACTGCGCCGCGCCGGTCACGGCCTCCCAGCGCCCACCCAGTTCGGCCTTCAGGGCGCTCAGGTCGCCGCGCTCGTTGCCCAGGTGCAGGTTCGTGATCGGGCCGCGCCCCAGGCGCACCAGCGCGTGCTCCGCGCGGCCCCCGATCACGACCACGCGCAGATCCATCGGCCCGCCCTGCCAGGAGGCCTTGGGCAGCCAGCGTTCCACGTGCAGGCCGTGCGGGGCCAGGCCGTCCACGACCGCGCGCACCTCCGGCCAGCTGCGGTAGGTGATCAGGCGGCGCGAATTGAACAGCCGCCTCCCCTCCAGGCGCCCCTCAGTCAGGCGCACGGTGCTGACGGCCACGACCCGCTCGCCCGCCCAGCGCAGCGCGACCGCGCCGGACGCGCTCGACCCGTACCTCAGTTTCACGAACACCTGCGACCACCCGCGCGCGCGAGCGCCGGCCAGCAGGTCGTCCAGTCCCTGCACGGGCGGCAGGGCCTCCGGCACCGGCACGCCCGCCGCGTGCAGGCGGGCGTGCGTGGCGGCCTTGTCGAACATCGTCAGCACGTGCTCACGGCGCTGCATGCGCCGGTGCGTCGGGGCCAGCGCCAGCCCGGCGTCCACGTCGGCCAGCAGGGCACTGAACCCCGCGTACCACGCGCGCACCGGGGCGAGTTCTCCGCCCGCCAGGTCGCCCGGCAGCCCGCCGCCCCGCTCGATCAGGGCCCGCTCGGTGGGCAGATCCTCGCCGGGGGATTCCAGGCGCACGACCGTGCCGGGCCGTACCAGTTCGGGCAGCCGCGCGCGCCCCGCCAGGAGATCCAGGTAGGACACCGTGCGCGCC from the Deinococcus sedimenti genome contains:
- a CDS encoding STM4014 family protein; translated protein: MSDPAPFPAGVPAPDILLIGPPDGRRARAFQATLAGLGWPPARTVSYLDLLAGRARLPELVRPGTVVRLESPGEDLPTERALIERGGGLPGDLAGGELAPVRAWYAGFSALLADVDAGLALAPTHRRMQRREHVLTMFDKAATHARLHAAGVPVPEALPPVQGLDDLLAGARARGWSQVFVKLRYGSSASGAVALRWAGERVVAVSTVRLTEGRLEGRRLFNSRRLITYRSWPEVRAVVDGLAPHGLHVERWLPKASWQGGPMDLRVVVIGGRAEHALVRLGRGPITNLHLGNERGDLSALKAELGGRWEAVTGAAQSALAAFPGALYGGVDVLLTPGWRRAAVLEVNAFGDYHRGVLARGLDTYAAELRALLVEASHAAPA